One window of Bos indicus isolate NIAB-ARS_2022 breed Sahiwal x Tharparkar chromosome 20, NIAB-ARS_B.indTharparkar_mat_pri_1.0, whole genome shotgun sequence genomic DNA carries:
- the RPL37 gene encoding large ribosomal subunit protein eL37, which produces MTKGTSSFGKRRNKTHTLCRRCGSKAYHLQKSTCGKCGYPAKRKRKYNWSAKAKRRNTTGTGRMRHLKIVYRRFRHGFREGTTPKPKRAAVAASSSS; this is translated from the exons ATG ACGAAGGGAACGTCATCGTTTGGAAAGCGTCGGAATAAGACGCACACGCTGTGCCGCCGTTGTGGCTCTAAGGCCTACCACCTTCAGAAGTCGACCTGTGGCAAGTGTGGCTACCCTGCCAAGCGAAAGAGAAAGT ataatTGGAGTGCTAAAGCTAAAAGACGAAATACCACCGGGACTGGTAGAATGAGGCACCTAAAAATTGTATACCGCAGATTCAG GCATGGATTCCGTGAAGGAACAACACCTAAACCCAAGCGAGCGGCTGTTGCAGCATCCAGTTCATCTTAA